A stretch of the Diadema setosum chromosome 16, eeDiaSeto1, whole genome shotgun sequence genome encodes the following:
- the LOC140240085 gene encoding growth hormone secretagogue receptor type 1-like translates to MESTVSEIAPYDVVNPLFNCSSWNNSRPLCDDSFETIKRLFNKSGCRNEEEIFLKISNTCFGTFSTCPKYFYNLSGDELMTHLAYAMPLAHYEYGFVVPYAVIILALVVFGFFGNLFTVIVILRNRVLQTTSHYLVSLALSDLLLLILTGPMEVLVELRYWPWTYSRFLCHTRFYLIEFCLFTTVLHITAFTVERYVAICHPIQARSFISTSRAIKFIVCIWVASFVISTPLFVAYDTHESCPGIPESTVCETRPSWADRLNIFYAFSATVLFLFPMTLIIVLYSLIARVLFGVNLKVPMRRSSSTKVRGRLNGNIKAKEDKEDQVIKSRKQVVKMLVLIAASFFICWFPFHLIRISPNFGYSNWPKPFVEIYHRGLYHVSIVLLYISSSINPILYNVMSARFRRAFQLTILCREVSTPPNSCATRGQMSSFTRTSSFNSSAL, encoded by the exons ATGGAAAGCACGGTTTCAGAAATCGCGCCCTATGACGTGGTAAACCCACTGTTTAATTGCAGCAGCTGGAACAACAGTAGACCCCTGTGCGATGACTCGTTTGAGACTATCAAGAGACTATTCAACAAAAGCGGATGTCGTAACGAGGAGGAAATATTTCTGAAAATATCAAACACATGCTTTGGCACATTCTCCACCTGCCCGAAGTACTTCTACAATCTGTCGGGAGATGAGTTGATGACGCACCTAGCCTACGCCATGCCCCTGGCACATTACGAGTACGGGTTCGTGGTTCCTTACGCCGTGATCATCCTCGCTCTTGTCGTGTTCGGCTTCTTTGGGAACCTCTTCACGGTCATCGTGATCCTGCGCAACCGCGTCCTGCAGACCACGTCCCACTACCTGGTGAGCTTGGCCCTGTCCGACCTGCTGCTCCTAATCCTGACCGGTCCCATGGAGGTGCTGGTAGAACTCCGCTACTGGCCCTGGACGTACTCGCGTTTTCTCTGCCACACGCGCTTCTACCTAATCGAGTTCTGTCTCTTCACCACCGTTCTGCACATCACGGCCTTCACAGTTGAACGATACGTGGCTATCTGCCACCCCATCCAGGCACGGTCCTTTATCTCCACCTCGCGAGCCATCAAGTTCATTGTCTGCATCTGGGTGGCATCCTTCGTAATCAGCACCCCTCTCTTCGTTGCCTACGACACCCACGAAAGCTGCCCGGGTATCCCGGAGTCCACCGTGTGCGAGACACGGCCATCATGGGCGGATAGACTCAACATCTTCTACGCCTTCTCAGCCACCGTACTCTTTCTCTTCCCCATGACCCTCATCATAGTACTCTACTCCCTCATTGCACGTGTCTTGTTCGGAGTCAACCTCAAGGTTCCGATGCGTCGTTCGAGTTCTACCAAGGTCAGGGGTCGCCTGAATGGCAATATTAAGGCCAAAGAAGACAAGGAAGACCAGGTCATCAAGTCAAGAAAACAGGTCGTCAAAATGTTAG TACTGATTGCGGCGAGTTTTTTCATCTGCTGGTTCCCGTTCCACCTCATCCGAATCTCGCCCAACTTCGGCTACAGCAACTGGCCGAAACCCTTCGTGGAGATCTACCACCGAGGCCTGTACCACGTCAGCATCGTACTCCTGTACATCAGCTCCAGCATCAACCCCATCCTCTACAACGTCATGTCGGCCCGCTTCCGGCGAGCCTTTCAACTCACCATCCTGTGTCGCGAAGTAAGCACACCCCCGAACTCGTGCGCCACGCGTGGCCAGATGAGTTCATTCACGCGCACTTCTTCGTTCAATAGCTCGGCATTGTGA